The Streptomyces sp. NBC_00440 genome contains a region encoding:
- the ald gene encoding alanine dehydrogenase, which translates to MLVGIPREVKNNEFRVAITPAGVHELVRHGHQVVIEQSAGVGSAITDEEYVAAGARILPTADEVWAAADLLLKVKEPIAEEYHRLRKDQTLFTYLHLAASRACTDALLESGTTAIAYETVETANRQLPLLAPMSEVAGRLAPQVGAYHLMRSAGGRGVLPGGVPGTAAGEAVVIGGGVSGWNATQIAIGMGFHVTLLDKDINKLREADRIFGTKVQTIVSNAFELEKAVVAADLVIGAVLIPGAKAPKLVTNALVAKMKPGSVLVDIAIDQGGCFEDSRPTTHAEPTFQVHNSVFYCVANMPGAVPRTSTYALTNATLPYIVELANRGWEDALRRDPALALGLNTHDGQVVYRSVAEDLGLPHVELSTLLG; encoded by the coding sequence GTGCTGGTCGGCATCCCCCGCGAGGTCAAGAACAACGAGTTCCGGGTGGCCATCACCCCGGCAGGCGTGCACGAGCTGGTGCGCCATGGACACCAGGTCGTCATCGAGCAGAGTGCGGGCGTCGGCTCCGCGATCACCGATGAGGAGTACGTGGCCGCAGGCGCGCGCATCCTCCCCACGGCCGACGAGGTGTGGGCCGCCGCTGACCTGCTGCTCAAGGTCAAGGAGCCCATCGCCGAGGAGTACCACCGCCTCCGCAAGGACCAGACGCTCTTCACCTACCTGCACCTCGCCGCTTCCCGCGCGTGCACGGACGCCCTGCTGGAGTCCGGCACCACGGCCATCGCGTACGAGACGGTCGAGACCGCGAACCGCCAGCTGCCGCTGCTCGCCCCGATGTCGGAGGTGGCCGGCCGGCTCGCCCCGCAGGTCGGCGCGTACCACCTGATGCGCTCGGCGGGCGGCCGCGGTGTGCTGCCCGGCGGTGTGCCCGGTACGGCGGCGGGCGAGGCGGTCGTCATCGGCGGCGGCGTCTCCGGCTGGAACGCCACGCAGATCGCCATCGGCATGGGCTTCCACGTCACGCTGCTGGACAAGGACATCAACAAGCTCCGCGAGGCGGACCGGATCTTCGGCACCAAGGTGCAGACGATCGTCTCGAACGCGTTCGAGCTGGAGAAGGCGGTCGTCGCCGCGGACCTCGTCATCGGCGCCGTGCTCATCCCCGGTGCCAAGGCGCCGAAGCTCGTCACCAACGCGCTCGTCGCCAAGATGAAGCCCGGAAGTGTACTTGTCGACATTGCGATTGATCAGGGCGGCTGCTTCGAGGACTCGCGTCCGACCACGCACGCCGAGCCGACCTTCCAGGTCCACAACTCGGTGTTCTACTGCGTGGCGAATATGCCGGGCGCAGTGCCGCGTACGTCGACCTACGCCCTCACCAACGCCACGCTCCCGTACATCGTGGAGCTCGCGAACCGGGGCTGGGAGGACGCGCTGCGCCGCGACCCCGCGCTCGCGCTGGGTCTCAACACGCATGACGGGCAGGTCGTTTACCGCTCGGTCGCCGAGGACCTCGGTCTTCCGCACGTCGAACTGAGCACCTTGCTCGGCTGA
- a CDS encoding NUDIX hydrolase: MTEHRSRAPYDPSAFTPFAVAVDLAVFTVREGALHVLLIRRGEHPYLGAWALPGGFVLPDESAGEAARRELAEETGLSGETAAALHLEQLRTYSEPGRDPRMRVVSVAYAALVPDLPEPRGGGDAAHAQWMPAGTERALAFDHTRILADAHRRVGARIEYSCLATSFCPPEFTLGELQQVYETVWGTVLDRPNFRRKVLASPGFVEPVPGAARLTGGRGKPAALYRAGPATALHPPLLRPEGRPE; the protein is encoded by the coding sequence ATGACGGAACACCGGTCCCGCGCCCCGTACGACCCCTCTGCCTTCACGCCGTTCGCCGTCGCCGTCGACCTGGCCGTCTTCACGGTCCGGGAGGGTGCGCTGCACGTCCTGCTGATACGGCGCGGTGAGCACCCGTACCTGGGCGCCTGGGCGCTGCCCGGCGGGTTCGTCCTGCCGGACGAGTCGGCCGGGGAGGCCGCCAGACGCGAACTGGCCGAGGAGACCGGGCTGTCCGGGGAGACCGCCGCCGCGCTCCATCTGGAGCAGTTGCGGACGTACAGCGAGCCCGGCCGCGACCCCAGGATGCGGGTCGTCTCCGTCGCCTACGCCGCGCTCGTACCGGATCTGCCCGAGCCCCGGGGCGGCGGCGACGCGGCCCACGCCCAGTGGATGCCCGCCGGTACGGAGCGTGCTCTCGCCTTCGACCACACCCGGATCCTGGCCGACGCCCACCGCCGGGTCGGCGCCAGGATCGAGTACAGCTGCCTCGCCACCTCGTTCTGCCCGCCCGAGTTCACCCTCGGCGAGCTCCAGCAGGTGTACGAGACGGTCTGGGGCACCGTGCTCGACCGTCCCAACTTCCGCCGCAAGGTCCTCGCCAGCCCGGGTTTCGTCGAACCGGTGCCGGGGGCCGCGCGTCTGACGGGTGGCCGGGGCAAACCGGCCGCCCTCTATCGGGCGGGCCCCGCCACCGCCCTGCACCCACCTCTGCTGCGCCCGGAAGGACGACCCGAATGA
- the scpB gene encoding SMC-Scp complex subunit ScpB, translating into MSDLKPELEAVLMVVDEPATEEHLAKVLERSRREVADALRALSDEYTVQGRGFDLRLVAGGWRFYTRPEYAAAVESFVLDGQQARLTQAALETLAVVAYRQPVSRSRVSAVRGVNCDGVMRTLLQRGLVEEAGAEPETGAILYRTTNYFLERMGLRGLDELPELAPFLPEADAIEAETQEGVPSFDPDAPYGPDTDADDKTEL; encoded by the coding sequence ATGAGTGATCTCAAGCCCGAACTCGAAGCGGTCCTGATGGTCGTCGACGAGCCGGCCACCGAAGAACACCTGGCCAAGGTCCTGGAGCGGTCCAGACGCGAGGTCGCCGACGCGCTGCGGGCGCTGTCCGACGAGTACACCGTCCAGGGCCGGGGCTTCGACCTGCGGCTGGTGGCCGGCGGCTGGCGGTTCTACACCCGCCCCGAGTACGCGGCGGCCGTCGAGAGCTTCGTCCTGGACGGGCAGCAGGCCCGGCTCACCCAGGCCGCGCTGGAGACCCTCGCGGTGGTCGCCTACCGCCAGCCGGTCAGCAGGTCCCGGGTCTCCGCGGTCCGCGGAGTCAACTGTGACGGGGTCATGCGGACCCTCCTGCAGAGGGGTCTGGTGGAGGAGGCGGGCGCGGAACCCGAAACAGGTGCGATCCTGTACAGGACGACGAACTACTTTCTGGAGCGGATGGGCCTGCGAGGCCTGGACGAGCTCCCGGAGCTCGCGCCCTTCCTTCCGGAGGCGGATGCGATCGAGGCCGAGACACAAGAAGGTGTGCCGTCGTTCGATCCGGATGCACCGTACGGTCCGGACACCGACGCAGACGACAAGACGGAACTTTGA
- a CDS encoding ParA family protein, whose protein sequence is MNESTFTPGGGRSGTPARGHGPAGREAVGSVAVRASASHQTHPHMTTAHQSMDGLHVNARAGDRSGDTTTHLAVYNEVPEGHFYDPDAEYEPDPEYAATLAPDAARQRRERIGPTGRPLPYFPIPGPLTDHGPAKIIAMCNQKGGVGKTTSTINLGAALAEYGRRVLLVDFDPQGALSVGLGVNPMELDLTVYNLLMERGMAADEVLLKTAVPNMDLLPSNIDLSAAEVQLVSEVARESTLQRALKPLMQDYDYIVIDCQPSLGLLTVNALTAAHKVIVPLECEFFALRGVALLTETIEKVQERLNPDLELDGILATMYDSRTVHSREVLARVVEAFDNHVYHTVIGRTVRFPETTVAGEPITTYASNSVGAAAYRQLAREVLARCHAE, encoded by the coding sequence GTGAATGAGTCGACATTTACTCCCGGGGGTGGTCGATCAGGAACGCCTGCTCGGGGCCACGGCCCTGCGGGGCGCGAGGCTGTCGGCTCCGTCGCTGTCCGCGCCTCCGCGAGCCACCAGACCCACCCGCACATGACGACAGCCCACCAGAGTATGGACGGCCTACACGTGAACGCCAGGGCCGGCGACCGGAGTGGCGATACGACCACCCATCTCGCCGTCTACAACGAGGTCCCCGAGGGTCACTTCTACGACCCCGACGCCGAGTACGAGCCCGACCCGGAGTACGCGGCCACGCTCGCCCCGGACGCTGCCCGCCAGCGCCGCGAGCGGATCGGCCCGACCGGACGGCCGCTGCCGTACTTCCCGATTCCAGGACCGCTGACCGATCACGGTCCCGCCAAGATCATCGCGATGTGCAACCAGAAGGGCGGCGTGGGCAAGACCACGTCGACCATCAACCTGGGCGCCGCCCTCGCGGAGTACGGACGGCGGGTGCTGCTGGTCGACTTCGACCCGCAGGGCGCGCTCTCCGTCGGTCTCGGTGTGAACCCGATGGAGCTCGACCTCACCGTCTACAACCTGCTCATGGAGCGGGGCATGGCGGCGGACGAGGTCCTGCTCAAGACCGCAGTGCCCAACATGGACCTGCTGCCCAGCAATATCGACCTGTCGGCCGCCGAAGTGCAGCTCGTCAGCGAGGTGGCCCGGGAGTCCACGCTCCAGCGCGCGCTCAAGCCGCTGATGCAGGACTACGACTACATCGTGATCGACTGCCAGCCGTCGCTCGGTCTGCTGACCGTGAACGCGCTGACGGCCGCGCACAAGGTCATCGTGCCGCTGGAGTGCGAGTTCTTCGCGCTGCGCGGGGTGGCCCTGCTGACCGAGACCATCGAGAAGGTCCAGGAGCGGCTCAACCCCGACCTGGAGCTCGACGGGATCCTGGCCACGATGTACGACTCCCGTACGGTGCACAGCCGCGAGGTGCTCGCGCGTGTCGTCGAAGCCTTCGACAACCACGTGTATCACACAGTCATCGGCCGGACCGTGCGCTTCCCGGAGACCACGGTCGCCGGTGAGCCCATCACCACGTACGCCTCCAACTCGGTCGGCGCGGCCGCCTACCGTCAGCTCGCCAGGGAGGTGCTCGCCCGGTGTCACGCCGAGTGA
- a CDS encoding ADP-ribosylglycohydrolase family protein, protein MSPVSRTSRVSPVSRTSSAAGQAATGALIGLALGDALGYPTEFDGIPSILATHGPWREMALPRPALVTDDTQMTLALGRALRTVMDRGILEPVSMAAAVRQEFVAWYHSPDNNRAPGNTCLTACGLLDSDRPWQQASRLGSKGCGANMRVAPLGLVPGLSTEQRAGAAQLQSALTHGHPTALAASDLTAHAVFLLAHGAEPTGLVGQLRSYAIENRTRYHERWLGDLWTYAGDAGGATPAHFMARGWDDCLAVLDRLVAALRAPSPETDPCLATGEGWIAEEALATALHCFLLFPDEPLLALRRAACTSGDSDSIACLAGAFAGARLGPGVWPREWAERIEYHGELLALGALWDA, encoded by the coding sequence ATGAGTCCCGTCAGCCGTACCAGCCGTGTGAGCCCCGTCAGCCGCACGAGCAGCGCCGCCGGTCAGGCCGCCACCGGCGCCCTCATCGGACTCGCCCTGGGGGACGCCCTCGGCTATCCCACCGAGTTCGACGGCATACCGTCCATCCTCGCCACGCACGGCCCCTGGCGGGAGATGGCGCTGCCCCGCCCCGCGCTCGTCACCGACGACACCCAGATGACGCTCGCGCTGGGCCGGGCCCTGCGGACCGTGATGGATCGCGGGATCCTCGAACCGGTATCGATGGCGGCGGCGGTCCGGCAGGAGTTCGTCGCCTGGTACCACTCGCCGGACAACAACCGCGCGCCCGGAAACACCTGTCTGACCGCCTGCGGCCTCCTCGACAGCGACCGGCCCTGGCAGCAGGCGAGCCGGCTGGGGTCCAAGGGATGCGGGGCCAATATGCGGGTCGCGCCCCTCGGTCTCGTACCCGGACTGAGCACCGAACAGCGCGCCGGAGCCGCCCAGTTGCAGTCCGCGCTCACCCACGGCCACCCCACGGCACTGGCGGCCAGTGACCTGACGGCGCACGCGGTGTTCCTGCTGGCGCACGGGGCAGAGCCGACCGGTCTGGTGGGACAGCTCCGCTCGTACGCCATCGAGAACCGCACGCGCTACCACGAGCGGTGGCTCGGCGACCTCTGGACGTACGCGGGAGACGCCGGCGGCGCAACCCCCGCCCACTTCATGGCCCGCGGCTGGGACGACTGCCTCGCCGTCCTGGACCGGCTCGTCGCGGCGCTCCGCGCACCCTCGCCGGAGACGGACCCCTGCCTGGCGACGGGGGAGGGCTGGATCGCGGAGGAAGCCCTCGCCACCGCGCTGCACTGCTTCCTGCTCTTCCCCGACGAACCGCTCCTGGCGCTGCGCAGGGCAGCCTGCACCAGTGGCGACTCCGACTCGATCGCCTGCCTGGCGGGCGCCTTCGCCGGTGCGCGCCTCGGCCCCGGCGTCTGGCCGCGTGAGTGGGCGGAACGGATCGAGTACCACGGGGAACTGCTGGCGCTCGGCGCGCTCTGGGACGCCTGA
- a CDS encoding pseudouridine synthase: MRSNGRNSGTGNRDNRGAGGKPPRRTSGGAGGAGGGRGDKQEERPRRPRPEERRYDVGTGSSDDQGRKPAGGGRGGPAAGGKPGGKTAGSRGAAARGGAKGGPKKSPQSQPPRRGPHGQREPSRPRELDAKIEERNRERHNKPQVKTPKTFPGAEEEGERLQKVLARAGMGSRRACEELIDQARVEINGEIVMEQGRRVLPKDEIKVDGLTVATQSYLFFALNKPAGVVSSMEDPDGRQNLGDYVNNRETRLFHVGRLDTETEGIILLTNHGELAHRLTHPRYGVKKTYLAAIQGPLPRDLGKRLKDGIELEDGYARADHFRVVENTGKNYLVEVTLHEGRKHIVRRMLAEAGFPVEKLVRVSFGPIPLGDQKSGWLRRLTNTEVGMLMKEVGL, encoded by the coding sequence ATGCGAAGCAACGGCAGGAACAGCGGAACCGGCAACCGGGACAACCGGGGTGCGGGCGGGAAGCCGCCCCGTCGGACGTCCGGCGGTGCCGGCGGGGCCGGCGGAGGGCGCGGCGACAAGCAGGAGGAGCGTCCGCGCCGGCCCCGCCCCGAGGAGCGGCGTTACGACGTCGGCACGGGTTCCTCCGACGACCAGGGGCGCAAGCCCGCGGGTGGCGGCCGGGGCGGCCCGGCCGCCGGCGGCAAGCCCGGTGGCAAGACCGCGGGCAGCCGGGGTGCCGCCGCGCGCGGCGGCGCCAAGGGCGGCCCGAAGAAGAGCCCGCAGAGCCAGCCCCCGCGCCGCGGCCCGCACGGCCAGCGGGAGCCCTCCAGGCCGCGCGAGCTCGACGCCAAGATCGAGGAGCGCAACCGGGAGCGGCACAACAAGCCGCAGGTGAAGACCCCCAAGACCTTCCCCGGCGCCGAGGAGGAGGGCGAGCGCCTGCAGAAGGTGCTGGCCAGGGCCGGTATGGGCTCGCGCCGCGCCTGCGAGGAGCTGATCGACCAGGCCAGGGTCGAGATCAACGGCGAGATCGTCATGGAGCAGGGCCGCCGGGTCCTGCCGAAGGACGAGATCAAGGTCGACGGCCTGACGGTCGCCACCCAGTCGTACCTCTTCTTCGCGCTGAACAAGCCCGCCGGTGTCGTCTCCTCGATGGAGGACCCGGACGGCCGCCAGAATCTGGGCGACTACGTCAACAACCGTGAGACGCGGCTGTTCCACGTGGGCCGCCTCGACACGGAGACCGAGGGCATCATCCTGCTCACCAACCACGGCGAGCTGGCCCACCGGCTGACCCACCCCCGTTACGGCGTGAAGAAGACCTATCTCGCCGCGATCCAGGGCCCGTTGCCGCGCGACCTCGGCAAGCGGCTGAAGGACGGCATCGAGCTGGAGGACGGCTACGCACGCGCCGACCACTTCCGCGTCGTCGAGAACACCGGCAAGAACTACCTGGTCGAGGTGACCCTCCACGAGGGCCGCAAGCACATCGTCCGCCGGATGCTGGCCGAGGCCGGTTTCCCGGTCGAGAAGCTGGTGCGGGTCAGCTTCGGCCCGATCCCGCTGGGCGACCAGAAGTCCGGCTGGCTGCGCCGCCTCACCAACACCGAGGTCGGCATGCTGATGAAGGAAGTCGGCCTGTAG
- the cmk gene encoding (d)CMP kinase: protein MSVTVETAARNTPAAVIVAIDGPSGTGKSSTSKAVAAKLGLSYLDTGAQYRAITWWMISNGVDVQDAAAVANASAKPAIVSGTDPAAPTITVDGADASGPIRTQEVTAKVSAVSAVAEVRARITELQREIAAAAEGGIVVEGRDIGTTVLPDADLKVFLTASPEARAARRSGELKGSQAAGLAATKDALVKRDAADSSRKTSPLAKADDAVEVDTTELTLQQVIECVVTLVEEKRAAR from the coding sequence GTGTCCGTCACCGTGGAAACCGCCGCCCGGAACACCCCGGCAGCAGTGATTGTCGCCATCGACGGCCCCTCCGGCACGGGCAAGTCCAGCACGTCGAAGGCCGTCGCCGCCAAGCTCGGGCTGAGCTACCTGGACACGGGCGCCCAGTACCGGGCGATCACCTGGTGGATGATCAGCAACGGGGTCGACGTCCAGGACGCCGCGGCCGTGGCGAACGCGTCGGCCAAGCCCGCCATCGTCTCGGGCACCGACCCGGCCGCCCCGACCATCACCGTCGACGGCGCGGACGCCTCGGGGCCCATCCGCACCCAGGAGGTCACCGCCAAGGTCAGCGCGGTGAGCGCGGTCGCCGAGGTACGGGCCCGGATCACGGAGCTCCAGCGGGAGATCGCCGCCGCGGCCGAGGGCGGCATCGTCGTCGAGGGCCGCGACATAGGGACGACCGTCCTCCCGGACGCGGACCTCAAGGTCTTCCTGACCGCTTCCCCCGAGGCGCGGGCCGCCCGCCGCAGCGGCGAACTCAAGGGCAGCCAGGCCGCCGGCCTCGCCGCCACCAAGGACGCCCTCGTCAAGCGGGACGCGGCCGACTCCAGCCGTAAGACATCGCCCCTCGCCAAGGCGGACGACGCGGTCGAGGTGGACACCACGGAGCTGACCCTTCAGCAGGTCATCGAGTGCGTCGTCACCCTCGTCGAGGAGAAGCGGGCCGCCAGGTG
- a CDS encoding segregation and condensation protein A: MPAADDSAPTRRRALGRGPGAPSVGQRTPEPGAAPVRVPGSDPVPGPDPVPVPASRPAPEPVADPALPVPPPPPAPVQPEDGDPDEPRDGRFTVRLTNFEGPFDLLLQLISKHKLDITEIALSKVTDEFMAHIRAMGAEWDLDQTTEFLVVAATLLDLKAARLLPAAEIEDEADLALLEARDLLFARLLQYRAYKQIADIFSDRFEAEGKRYPRTVGLEPHHAALLPEVVISIGADGFAKLAVKAMQPKAAPQIYIDHIHAPLVSVQEQAEIVVARLRSCGEVSFHTLTEDAADTLTVVARFLALLELYREKAVALDQPEALGELLVRWTGGDGAEPVVTDEFDQVVEETA; the protein is encoded by the coding sequence ATGCCTGCCGCCGACGACTCCGCGCCGACCCGCCGCCGCGCCCTGGGGCGCGGCCCGGGGGCGCCTTCCGTGGGGCAGCGGACGCCGGAGCCCGGCGCGGCGCCCGTACGCGTGCCCGGGTCAGATCCGGTACCCGGACCCGATCCGGTACCTGTGCCGGCGTCCCGACCGGCGCCGGAGCCGGTGGCCGACCCCGCACTCCCGGTGCCACCGCCCCCGCCGGCCCCCGTTCAGCCGGAGGACGGTGATCCGGACGAGCCGCGCGACGGCCGGTTCACGGTGCGGCTCACCAACTTCGAAGGACCCTTCGACCTCCTCCTCCAGCTGATCTCCAAGCACAAGCTCGACATCACCGAGATCGCCCTGTCGAAGGTCACCGACGAGTTCATGGCGCACATCCGGGCCATGGGCGCGGAGTGGGACCTGGACCAGACCACGGAGTTCCTGGTGGTCGCCGCCACTCTGCTCGATCTGAAGGCGGCGCGGCTGCTGCCCGCGGCCGAGATCGAGGACGAGGCCGACCTCGCGCTGCTCGAAGCGCGGGACCTGCTCTTCGCCCGGCTGCTCCAGTACCGCGCGTACAAGCAGATCGCCGACATCTTCAGCGACCGGTTCGAGGCCGAGGGCAAGCGGTATCCGCGCACCGTGGGCCTGGAGCCGCACCACGCGGCGCTGCTGCCCGAGGTCGTCATCAGCATCGGCGCCGACGGCTTCGCGAAGCTCGCCGTGAAGGCGATGCAGCCGAAGGCCGCACCGCAGATCTACATCGACCACATCCACGCCCCGCTGGTCTCCGTGCAGGAGCAGGCGGAGATCGTGGTGGCCCGGCTGCGCTCGTGCGGCGAGGTGAGCTTCCACACCCTCACCGAGGACGCGGCGGACACCCTCACCGTGGTCGCCCGCTTCCTGGCCCTGCTGGAGCTCTACCGCGAGAAGGCGGTCGCCCTCGACCAGCCGGAGGCGCTCGGCGAACTGCTGGTGCGCTGGACCGGCGGTGACGGCGCGGAGCCCGTGGTGACCGACGAATTCGATCAAGTGGTGGAGGAGACGGCATGA
- a CDS encoding prephenate dehydrogenase produces MRTALVIGTGLVGTSAALALAGRGITVHLVDRDEAQARTAAALGAGTDEPLEGRADLAIIAVPPAHVAATLADAMRRGVARAYLDVASVKSGPRRELEEMGCDLAPYIGTHPMAGKERSGPLAATADLFEGRPWVLTPTRDTETEVLNLALELVALCRAVPVVMDAEAHDRAVALVSHTPQLISSMVAARLEQADETVVRLCGQGIRDVTRIAASDPRMWVEILSANPGPVADVLTGVAEDLDETVRALRALESADEEKRFTGVAGIEDVLKRGNAGRVRVPGKHGAAPAAYEVVAVLISDQPGELARIFADAGRAGVNIEDVRIEHATGQQAGLVQLMVEPSAAPALATALQEHGWALRQ; encoded by the coding sequence GTGAGAACCGCCCTCGTCATCGGGACCGGACTGGTCGGTACCTCCGCGGCCCTCGCACTGGCCGGCCGGGGGATCACGGTCCACCTCGTCGACCGCGACGAGGCCCAGGCCCGTACCGCGGCCGCGCTCGGCGCCGGAACCGACGAACCGCTCGAAGGCCGGGCGGACCTCGCGATCATCGCCGTACCGCCCGCCCATGTGGCCGCCACGCTGGCCGACGCGATGCGCCGCGGCGTCGCCCGCGCCTACCTCGACGTGGCCAGCGTGAAGAGCGGGCCGCGCCGCGAGCTGGAGGAGATGGGCTGCGACCTGGCCCCCTACATCGGTACGCATCCGATGGCCGGCAAGGAGCGCTCGGGCCCGCTGGCCGCGACCGCCGACCTCTTCGAGGGGCGGCCCTGGGTGCTCACCCCGACCCGGGACACCGAGACCGAGGTGCTGAACCTGGCCCTGGAGCTGGTCGCGCTCTGCCGGGCGGTGCCCGTGGTGATGGACGCCGAGGCGCACGACCGGGCCGTGGCCCTGGTCTCGCACACCCCGCAGCTGATCTCCTCGATGGTCGCCGCCCGCCTGGAGCAGGCCGACGAGACGGTCGTACGGCTCTGTGGCCAGGGCATCAGGGACGTCACCCGGATCGCCGCGTCGGACCCCCGGATGTGGGTGGAGATCCTCTCGGCCAACCCGGGACCGGTGGCGGACGTCCTGACCGGGGTCGCCGAAGACCTGGACGAGACGGTACGGGCATTGCGCGCCCTGGAGTCCGCCGACGAGGAGAAGCGGTTCACCGGGGTCGCGGGCATCGAGGACGTGCTGAAGCGGGGCAACGCGGGCCGGGTCCGGGTGCCGGGCAAGCACGGGGCCGCACCTGCCGCGTACGAGGTCGTGGCGGTCCTCATCAGCGACCAGCCGGGCGAGCTGGCCAGGATCTTCGCGGACGCCGGCCGGGCCGGGGTCAACATCGAGGACGTACGGATCGAGCACGCGACGGGACAGCAGGCCGGCCTGGTGCAGCTGATGGTGGAGCCGAGCGCGGCCCCCGCCCTGGCCACGGCGCTCCAGGAGCACGGCTGGGCGCTGCGCCAGTAG
- the aroH gene encoding chorismate mutase, whose protein sequence is MAVRAVRGAVQLERDEAGHLEDQVAALLTAILERNGLAVDDLISIWFTATPDLHSAFPAAAARGLGIVDVPLICAQELDIAGAMPRVVRILAHIESDLPRSGINHVYLGAAGALRKDIAQ, encoded by the coding sequence GTGGCGGTACGAGCGGTCAGGGGAGCGGTCCAGCTGGAGCGGGACGAGGCCGGGCACCTGGAGGACCAGGTCGCCGCCCTCCTCACGGCCATCCTGGAGCGCAACGGCCTCGCCGTCGACGACCTGATCAGTATCTGGTTCACCGCCACCCCCGATCTGCACAGCGCCTTCCCGGCGGCTGCCGCGCGCGGACTCGGCATCGTGGACGTCCCGCTGATCTGCGCCCAGGAGCTGGACATCGCCGGGGCCATGCCGCGCGTCGTGCGGATCCTCGCGCACATCGAGAGCGACCTGCCGAGGTCCGGGATCAACCATGTCTACCTCGGCGCCGCCGGGGCCCTGCGCAAGGACATCGCCCAGTGA